A single window of Nicotiana sylvestris chromosome 5, ASM39365v2, whole genome shotgun sequence DNA harbors:
- the LOC138868774 gene encoding uncharacterized protein gives MTGLSISIVAYKFPTNPTCPPVKQKLRKFKPDKGLKIKEEVTKQIKAKVLRVVEYLTWLANIVPVPKKDGKVKSTIICEPIFKMLRKDAETSWIEDCQKVFDKIKEYLSTLPVLVLPELERPLLLYLSVLDGAFGCVLGRHDEIGRKEQAIYYLNFVKDRIVCRFGVLEAIITDNAANLNSDLRIVMCETFKIKHKISTAYRPQMNGAIEAANKNIKKILRKMVENHKQWHEKITFTLLGYCTMVRTSTGATPYMLIYGTEAVILAEVEILSLRVIHEVELSDAKWIKSSCEQLSLNDGKRMNSVYHDQLYQNRMSRAFNKRVKPRQFAPGQLVQKKILPHQDEAKGKCFPNWQVPSTLHQEMKFPTEDGVKTVCGEQHAAKEMFVVDEVVLIPEPSTSEKLNTKGLELAKSLGAKVIEAKCDSLLVVNQVNKSFEVREDRMQRYLDKPQVTLHLFKEWTLDHVPREQNSEANALYNLGSSVEENDIVPGIVTQLSRFVVEEGHAEINSTSLTWDWRNKYIDYLKNGKLQSDHKVSRALRIKAATFALDTYGTLYRRTFDGRLAVCLGPGDTDYVL, from the exons atgaccggtttgagcataTCCATAGTGGCTTACAAGTTTCCCACTAATCCTACgtgtccgccagtaaagcagaaactcagaaagttcaaaccagacaaaggcctgaaaatcaaggaggaagttaccaagcagatcaaagccaaagttcttaggGTGGTTGAATACctaacttggttagctaacattgtgccagttccgaagaaggatgggaaagtcaag tccacaatcatatgtgaacccatcttcaagatgttgaggaaagatgccgaaacaagctggatAGAGGATTGTCAAAAagtttttgacaagatcaaggagtacttgtccacaCTACCAGTTTTGGTCTTGCCAGAACTAgaacgacctttgctactctatctatctgtattggatggagcctttggatgtgttttgggacgaCATGACGagataggaagaaaggagcaggccatatactacctga attttgtcaaagatcgtattgtctgccgattcggaGTCCTCGAGgccattattactgataatgccgccaacctTAACAGTGATTTGAGGATAgttatgtgtgaaactttcaaaatcaagcataagatctccacagcctacagacctcagatgaatggagccatagaagccgccaacaaaaacatcaagaagatactaaggaaaatggtagagaaccataaacaatggcatgagaagatAACTTTTACTTTATTAGGATACTGCACTATGGTTCGCACATCAAcgggggcaactccctacatgctgatttatggtaccgaagctgtcatcctAGCCGAAGTAGAGATCCTTTCTTTGAGAGTCATACATGAAGTTGAACTCAGTGATGCAAAGTGGATAAAGAGTAGCTGTGAACAATTGTCCCTCaacgatggaaagaggatgaactcAGTGTATCACGaccagctttatcagaacagaatgtccagagctttcaacaaaagggtcaaaccaaggcaatttgcaccggGTCAGTTGGTGcagaagaagatcctcccacatcaagatgaagccaaaggaaaatgctttcccaactggcaag taccttcaACTCTTCATCAGGAGATGAAGTTCCCAACAGAGGATGGTGTGAAAACGGTTTGTGGAGAGCAACACgctgcaaaggaaatgtttgtaGTCGATGAAGTGGTGTTGATACCAGAGCCTTCGACCTCGGAAAAGTTAAACACCAAAG gtctcgagctagctaagagcTTGGGAGCAAAAGTCATTGAAGCAAAGTGCGATTCACTGttggtggtaaaccaagtaaacaaaagttttgaagttcgagaggataggatGCAACGGTATTTGGATAAGCCACAAGTAACCTTGCACCtcttcaaggagtggactctggatcatgtgcctcgagaacaaaatagcgAGGCCAATGCACTTTATAATTTAGGATCCTCGGTTGAAGAAAATGATATCGTCCCGGGAATTGTCACCCAGTTATCAAGGTTCGtggttgaagagggtcatgccgagataaattcaacaagtttgacttgggactggaggaataagtatatcgatTACTTGAAAAATGGAAAACTTCAATCAGACCATAAAGTATCGAGGGCCCTACGAATCAAGGCTGCTACTTTCGCATTAGATACATATGGAACATTGTACAGGAGAACTTTTGATGGGCGATTGGCCGTATGTTTAGGGccgggggacaccgattatgttctatGA